A stretch of the Gracilinanus agilis isolate LMUSP501 chromosome 4, AgileGrace, whole genome shotgun sequence genome encodes the following:
- the LOC123244265 gene encoding antigen peptide transporter 2-like, whose product MQLLALRPWAPLLLTDLTLLWLLQLLEGVVFLPGHSGLWLEGAFRMGVLWEILSFWGDLGKIRELLPMLCLSTPLFLSLRTLVPGALSAPPVLLASAPRAWLLVAYGGAGLGWAVWKVLSPSEAPPSAQEKEQGQEKKAMMWRLLRLSWPDFPFLLAAFLFLTAGVIGEMFIPHYTGRVIDILGQDSNPDAFVTAIFFMCLFSLGSSFSSGCRGGFFTIILSRIKLRIRHLLFSSLLHQDLTFFQETKTGELSSRLNSDTILMSRWLPLNTNVFIRNLVKIIGLYSFMVSLSPRLTLFSLLEVPLLVAAEKVYNARNQAVLCQIQDSVAEARQVVREAVGSLRTVRSFGAEEDEAQRYEKVLEHGRKLRWRQNREYGVYLLIKRGLQLAMWVLMLDCGLRQILAGKLTRGGLLSFLLYQEHVGRLLKIMVCMYGDMVSQVGAAEKVFQYLDRVPQMPPPGMLAPSILHGLVEFRDVSFAYPSNLKRFVLKGVTFTLHPGKVTALVGPNGAGKSSVAALLQNLYQPTKGQLLLDGEPLPQYQHQYLHSQVSVVEQEPVLFSGSVRDNIAYGLESCGDGEVMAAARAAGADGFIANMEHGLDTAVGEKGSQLSAGQKQCVALARALVRNPRVLILDEATSALDVECEQALQKCMLQRGRTVLVIAHRLQTVQAADHILVLEQGKLVEQGTHSQLMAQQGLYYHLVQQ is encoded by the exons ATGCAGCTCCTTGCCCTGAGGCCTTGGGCTCCCCTTCTTCTCACTGACCTGACGTTACTGTGGCTATTACAGCTACTGGAAGGAGTCGTTTTCCTTCCAGGGCACTCTGGGCTTTGGCTGGAGGGGGCTTTTCGGATGGGGGTGCTGTGGGAGATTCTAAGTTTTTGGGGGGATCTTGGGAAGATCAGGGAACTACTGCCTATGTTGTGTCTGAGCACCCCCCTTTTCCTATCCCTGAGGACGCTGGTTCCAGGGGCCCTGAGTGCTCCACCTGTGCTCCTGGCCTCAGCCCCACGGGCCTGGTTGCTGGTGGCTTATGGAGGGGCAGGCTTGGGCTGGGCTGTGTGGAAGGTGCTGAGCCCCTCAGAAGCCCCTCCCTCAGCCCAGGAGAAGGAGCAAGGCCAGGAGAAGAAAGCCATGATGTGGAGGCTGCTGAGACTGTCCTGGCCTGACTTCCCCTTCCTTCTTGCTGCTTTCCTCTTCTTGACTGCTGGAGTCATAG GTGAGATGTTCATCCCCCACTATACTGGTCGTGTGATTGACATCCTGGGCCAGGACTCTAACCCTGATGCTTTTGTCACTGCCATCTTCTTCATGtgcctcttctcccttggaag CTCATTTTCTTCAGGCTGTCGAGGAGGCTTCTTCACCATCATCCTCTCCCGAATCAAACTGCGCATTCggcatcttctcttttcttctcttttacacCAAGATCTCACCTTCTTCCAGGAGACCAAGACAG GGGAGTTAAGCTCACGCCTGAACTCTGACACCATCCTGATGAGTCGCTGGCTCCCTCTCAATACCAATGTGTTCATTCGGAACTTGGTGAAGATCATAGGGCTATACAGCTTCATGGTCAGCCTTTCGCCTAGGCTTACCCTCTTCTCTTTGCTTGAGGTACCCCTCTTAGTTGCTGCTGAGAAGGTCTACAATGCCCGAAATCAG GCAGTGCTCTGTCAAATTCAAGATTCAGTGGCAGAGGCTAGACAGGTGGTGCGGGAGGCTGTGGGAAGTTTAAGAACTGTACGGAGTTTTGGGGCAGAGGAGGATGAGGCTCAACGCTATGAGAAAGTCCTAGAACATGGCCGGAAACTACGGTGGCGCCAGAACAGAGAATATGGCGTGTATCTACTCATCAAGCGG gGTCTTCAACTAGCAATGTGGGTATTGATGTTGGACTGTGGGCTGAGGCAGATCCTTGCAGGAAAGCTCACCAGGGGTGGCCTCCTCTCCTTTCTGCTCTATCAAGAGCATGTTGGGAGACTTCTGAAG ATCATGGTGTGTATGTATGGAGACATGGTGAGCCAAGTCGGGGCTGCAGAGAAAGTGTTCCAGTACCTAGACCGTGTGCCACAGATGCCCCCACCTGGAATGCTGGCTCCTTCTATTTTGCATGGTCTTGTGGAATTCCGAGATGTCTCTTTTGCCTATCCCAGTAACCTCAAACGCTTTGTTCTCAAG GGAGTGACATTCACTCTGCATCCTGGGAAGGTGACAGCCTTAGTAGGCCCCAATGGGGCTGGGAAGAGCTCAGTGGCTGCACTGCTGCAGAATCTCTACCAGCCCACAAAAGGCCAGTTGCTGCTGGATGGAGAGCCCCTGCCCCAGTACCAGCACCAGTACCTGCACTCACAG GTGTCTGTGGTTGAGCAGGAGCCTGTGCTGTTCTCAGGGTCAGTAAGGGACAACATTGCCTATGGGCTGGAGAGCTGTGGAGATGGTGAGGTGATGGCTGCTGCCCGGGCAGCTGGTGCTGATGGATTTATTGCTAATATGGAGCATGGCCTGGACACAG ctGTTGGAGAAAAGGGGAGTCAGCTGTCTGCAGGACAGAAGCAGTGTGTGGCCCTTGCTCGGGCTCTGGTGCGGAATCCCCGAGTCCTCATCCTGGACGAGGCCACCAGCGCCCTGGATGTGGAATGTGAGCAGGCG CTTCAAAAGTGTATGCTGCAGAGGGGCCGGACAGTGCTGGTCATTGCACATCGTCTGCAGACAGTGCAGGCTGCTGACCACATCCTGGTGCTGGAGCAGGGGAAGCTGGTGGAACAGGGGACTCACTCTCAGCTCATGGCCCAGCAAGGCCTCTATTACCACCTGGTACAGCAGTAG